The DNA segment AACATTAGACTGGATCAAAAGCCGGTCTTAATCATATATTCCTAAGTGAGAAGCTTAACCCTCAACCGAAGAGCGCCGTATGCCGAAACATCGTCTGAGCCTGTGCCTGTTGCTGTTGCTTCTCGCCACGCCGTTCGCCCTGCTCGCCAGGCGGCCATTCCCCTCCTCCGCCTACGACCCGGCCAAGCACCGCTCGGTGCATATCTTCTCCGACCAGCTCCACGGCAACCTGACCGCTGCCGAGGCCCGCTTTATCGCCGAGCGCTATGTGGGCGTGCAGAAAATGCGGCTGCCCGACATCCGCCTCATCCGCTCCTACAACGAGAATTTCCTGCACCTGCACTACAAGCTGTCGATCACCATCGACACGCTCTCCGCGACCATAATCAACAGCGAGTGGACCCCGGGCAGCAGCCCGCTCTCCAACTGGAGCACGGTCAAGCTGCACCCGGACTGGATCCTCAAGACCGGGTCGGGTGAGTGGGTCGAGCACAACCACGAGCGATTTGTCCTGGATATCGGCAACCCCGAGGTGCTGAACTGGTGGACCAGTTCCTGCATCGATGAGATGAAAGGCAACGAGTGCGACGGTGTGTTCGCCGACACCTACACTGTGGAGGCGATTTTCGGCCGCACCAACTATGCCGCGCTGTTCGACAACGTGTCCAGCACCACCAGCACCTGGATCCCCAAGCTCAACGAATGGGGCCGTCAGGTCGACGCCAAGCTCGACTCGGCCGGCTACGCTTTCTTCCCCAACATCGACAACCTGCAGACAAACTGGGTCGATCAGGGCGGGGCGCACTACTACAAGGGCGACTACATGCACGGCGCCATGCTGGAGACTTTCGGCGGCTGGCCGGATGCCACCGACGCCCAGCTTGCGATCGCCCGGGTCAGGAACATCCAGGCCAAGGGGGTCTACCTGCACGGCCAGGGCTATTACAGCAGCGAGGACCAGGCCGGGCAAGCCCGCGAGCGTATGTGGCTCACCGGTGTCTACCTGCTGTGCAACACGGGACGGCTGTACCTCACCATGTACGGCCCCGGGGATTTCGGCGCGGTAAGCCATGTCCTCTGGTACCCGGAGTTCGAGCTCGACCTCGGCCCCTGGAAAAGCGAGTGGGCCTCCCTGGCGCAACTGGTCTGGAACGGCGTGTTCCGTCGCGAGTACGAGAAAGGCTGGGTGCTCTGCAACGTTAGCAACTCGGCCAAGACAGTCACCCTGCCCGACACGATGTACCTGGCCGAGGAGGATGGCCCGGCCTCGCAGTACTGGGCCGACCCGGCCACCGGCCACGAGGGCGCGAGCCTCAAGTACACCCCGGTCACCAGCCTGAGCCTGGGTGCGATGAGCGCCGCGGTGGTATTCCTCGAAAACCCGGCCGGCAAATGCAC comes from the bacterium genome and includes:
- a CDS encoding putative glycoside hydrolase produces the protein MPKHRLSLCLLLLLLATPFALLARRPFPSSAYDPAKHRSVHIFSDQLHGNLTAAEARFIAERYVGVQKMRLPDIRLIRSYNENFLHLHYKLSITIDTLSATIINSEWTPGSSPLSNWSTVKLHPDWILKTGSGEWVEHNHERFVLDIGNPEVLNWWTSSCIDEMKGNECDGVFADTYTVEAIFGRTNYAALFDNVSSTTSTWIPKLNEWGRQVDAKLDSAGYAFFPNIDNLQTNWVDQGGAHYYKGDYMHGAMLETFGGWPDATDAQLAIARVRNIQAKGVYLHGQGYYSSEDQAGQARERMWLTGVYLLCNTGRLYLTMYGPGDFGAVSHVLWYPEFELDLGPWKSEWASLAQLVWNGVFRREYEKGWVLCNVSNSAKTVTLPDTMYLAEEDGPASQYWADPATGHEGASLKYTPVTSLSLGAMSAAVVFLENPAGKCTMSLPGDFDGNGVLGIPDVIGLLRSIRDKSSDPCLDVNDDGVVGMADVLALLLKVAGVQ